The following proteins are encoded in a genomic region of Longimicrobiales bacterium:
- a CDS encoding Ig-like domain-containing protein has product MGNGIATLFMIAAFQAVPAQVEITPERAEIEVASTTQLEARALDGAGRVIDGVDIRWIASTPELATVDQDGTVTALNAGMAKITAVIGGQPTSVSVVIRALPAAELRVSLGSSEPYSGQVVPARVQAFNRLGESVDDPELTYTSSDPSVADVDGAGLIFARAVGNATIQISGAGVSTEASVTVRPDPGVSYTLAPIDSRIRTGDVVRFTATAQTGNGTDVQAFPEWSLNGVGAQLEDDAGQGVFVAEEPGTYRVTARMGEKDVVSGVVRVEARGADAELIQVGRGGIGEHHSGDVWVFEGIDGRDYAYIGTFMWDWMKIFDVTDASNPILTDSIQLDARRINDVKIHPNNRLGIVTREGASSRRNGMVFLDLSIPAHPTILSEYTETVTGGVHNVWISGEHELVYAVHNGTRAVHVIDISNPEAPHEVGRWGIDNQQRSLHDIMVQDGYAYLSYWDDGAVVLDVGAGTHGGTPTTPTFVSQFKYPIGNTHVVWRYGKYMFVGDEIFPAGWDADQAIHARGYIHVLDMTDIENPVEVAKYEVPEAGAHNIWIEDDKMYVGYYQAGLRVVDISGELRGDLYKQGREIATIMTTDSETMTPNWSMAWGAQVFKGRIYSSDLNSGLWITELKERARVVF; this is encoded by the coding sequence ATGGGCAACGGAATCGCGACGCTCTTCATGATTGCGGCCTTCCAGGCCGTCCCGGCTCAGGTCGAGATTACACCCGAACGAGCTGAAATCGAGGTGGCCTCAACCACTCAACTTGAAGCCCGCGCCCTCGATGGGGCCGGACGTGTCATTGACGGGGTCGATATCCGATGGATCGCCTCAACGCCGGAGCTGGCCACCGTCGATCAGGACGGTACGGTCACGGCGTTGAACGCCGGGATGGCCAAAATTACTGCTGTCATCGGGGGGCAGCCCACGTCGGTGTCGGTTGTGATCCGGGCTCTTCCTGCCGCAGAGCTGCGGGTTTCGCTGGGCAGCTCCGAGCCCTACTCGGGGCAAGTGGTTCCAGCACGCGTTCAGGCCTTCAACCGGCTGGGTGAGTCCGTAGATGACCCGGAATTGACCTACACGAGTAGTGATCCCTCGGTCGCCGACGTAGACGGTGCCGGACTCATTTTCGCGCGTGCCGTGGGCAACGCGACGATTCAGATCTCCGGCGCGGGGGTCAGCACCGAGGCGTCTGTGACCGTGCGCCCAGATCCTGGGGTCAGCTACACCCTCGCTCCGATCGATAGTCGGATCCGGACCGGCGATGTGGTTCGCTTCACCGCGACTGCCCAGACCGGGAATGGTACAGACGTCCAGGCGTTTCCTGAATGGTCGCTCAATGGGGTTGGCGCACAGCTCGAGGATGACGCGGGGCAGGGCGTGTTCGTCGCAGAGGAGCCGGGCACCTACCGAGTGACCGCGCGAATGGGTGAGAAGGATGTCGTGAGTGGAGTCGTCCGCGTCGAGGCTCGAGGGGCCGATGCCGAATTGATCCAGGTGGGCCGTGGAGGCATCGGCGAGCATCACTCCGGTGACGTCTGGGTGTTCGAGGGTATAGACGGACGTGACTACGCGTACATCGGGACATTCATGTGGGATTGGATGAAGATCTTCGACGTCACGGATGCGTCGAATCCGATTCTGACCGATTCGATTCAGCTCGACGCACGTCGCATCAATGACGTGAAGATTCACCCCAACAACCGTCTGGGCATCGTGACGCGCGAAGGTGCGTCGAGTCGACGGAACGGCATGGTGTTTCTCGATCTTTCGATCCCGGCGCATCCCACGATTCTTTCGGAGTACACGGAAACGGTGACCGGTGGTGTGCACAACGTATGGATTTCCGGAGAGCATGAGCTCGTTTACGCAGTCCATAACGGGACTCGAGCCGTTCATGTGATCGACATCTCGAACCCCGAGGCGCCGCACGAAGTAGGGCGTTGGGGCATCGACAATCAGCAGCGTTCGCTACATGACATCATGGTTCAGGACGGATATGCCTACCTGTCGTACTGGGACGACGGGGCCGTGGTCCTGGATGTCGGGGCTGGGACGCACGGTGGGACGCCGACCACTCCGACCTTCGTAAGTCAGTTTAAGTATCCGATCGGAAACACCCACGTAGTATGGCGTTACGGAAAATACATGTTCGTGGGAGATGAAATTTTTCCCGCCGGGTGGGACGCCGATCAGGCAATCCATGCGCGGGGTTACATCCACGTGCTCGACATGACCGACATCGAGAATCCGGTCGAAGTCGCAAAGTACGAGGTGCCTGAGGCCGGAGCCCATAATATCTGGATCGAAGACGACAAGATGTACGTCGGTTACTACCAGGCCGGGCTGCGCGTGGTGGATATTTCGGGCGAACTCCGCGGGGACCTGTACAAACAGGGCCGTGAAATCGCGACGATCATGACGACCGATTCCGAGACCATGACGCCGAACTGGTCGATGGCCTGGGGAGCACAGGTGTTCAAGGGCCGGATCTACTCATCCGATCTGAATTCAGGGCTCTGGATTACTGAATTGAAAGAACGCGCACGGGTCGTCTTCTAG
- a CDS encoding N-acyl homoserine lactonase family protein: protein MRTKLRRSTLFFTAVSSVLATACAPAESPLTLHEFDCGVIRFESVAMFGIGDDETDVRDMIVPCYVVEHPAGSLLWEGGLPVGLAEAGDWVESPPVLLRLNQTLADQLPAIGHAIDAFDYVAFSHMHFDHVGVASEVQGATLLIQQAEFDAAFADSVTVPFYDPAVYESLRNVPRELLDGEHDVFGDGRVRIIPAPGHTPGHQVLFVDLDEEGPVVLAGDLYHFRESRSDRRVPSINVDSALTVATMERIEQLVVDQGAQLWIEHDMAAFLERQSRSTVHR from the coding sequence ATGAGAACAAAACTGCGAAGGTCGACTCTTTTTTTTACCGCAGTGTCGTCGGTTCTTGCGACGGCTTGCGCGCCAGCAGAGTCACCGCTCACGCTGCATGAGTTCGACTGTGGTGTCATTCGCTTCGAAAGCGTTGCGATGTTCGGCATCGGTGACGACGAGACCGATGTCCGTGACATGATCGTTCCCTGTTACGTAGTGGAACATCCCGCAGGCAGTTTACTGTGGGAGGGGGGCTTGCCAGTAGGCCTTGCCGAAGCCGGGGACTGGGTGGAATCACCGCCGGTGTTGCTACGATTGAATCAGACGCTCGCTGACCAACTCCCCGCCATTGGCCACGCTATCGACGCTTTTGACTACGTGGCTTTCTCTCACATGCATTTCGACCATGTCGGAGTGGCAAGTGAGGTACAAGGCGCAACGCTCCTTATCCAGCAAGCTGAGTTTGACGCGGCCTTCGCGGACAGCGTAACCGTGCCATTCTATGATCCGGCTGTATACGAGAGTCTCCGAAATGTGCCGCGGGAACTGCTCGACGGAGAGCACGACGTGTTTGGAGATGGCAGGGTGAGAATTATTCCTGCACCAGGCCATACGCCCGGGCATCAAGTGCTCTTCGTGGATCTGGATGAAGAGGGGCCTGTTGTTCTGGCTGGCGACCTCTACCACTTCCGCGAGAGTCGGTCAGACAGACGGGTCCCAAGCATAAACGTAGATTCGGCGCTCACTGTTGCGACCATGGAGCGCATCGAACAACTGGTGGTCGACCAAGGTGCCCAGCTGTGGATCGAGCACGACATGGCAGCGTTCCTAGAGAGACAGTCACGTTCCACTGTCCACCGTTGA
- a CDS encoding tetratricopeptide repeat protein — translation MSHPDQTRSGSSRLWLLLLALAACGGEVADGAASPGESTVLPDGAEAFSFLGEPLYPPEQSEAVRAIYLERYAEAEDALVAAPADVDALIWMGRRTAYLGQYRAAIDIFSHAIDLHPDDARIYRHRGHRYLTVREPDLAIADFARAAELTEGEPDQVEPDGLPNVMNTPTSTLQFNIWYHLALGHYVQGHLEQALAAQKACLEVSEHPDSVVATSYWLYMTLVQLGRDEEAAEVLAGINEDMEIIESIAYLDLLLLFKGERTLEDLVGPSGDAATLQSTTTSYGLGVWHLVNGRAAEAHAMWEKMMTSPNQWSAFGFVAAEGELSRSAVR, via the coding sequence ATGTCCCATCCTGACCAGACTCGGTCCGGTAGCTCTCGTTTGTGGCTGCTTCTACTCGCGCTGGCTGCCTGTGGGGGTGAGGTCGCAGACGGTGCGGCGTCGCCGGGAGAAAGCACAGTCCTTCCCGACGGGGCGGAAGCGTTTTCGTTCCTGGGCGAACCGCTCTATCCGCCTGAGCAGTCTGAGGCTGTTCGGGCGATCTACCTCGAACGGTATGCAGAAGCTGAAGATGCTCTGGTTGCCGCCCCCGCGGACGTCGACGCGCTCATCTGGATGGGACGCCGGACGGCATATCTCGGTCAGTACCGGGCCGCGATCGACATCTTTTCCCATGCCATCGACCTTCATCCCGACGACGCGCGGATCTACCGACACCGAGGTCACCGGTACCTCACAGTCCGTGAACCGGATCTCGCGATCGCTGATTTCGCGCGGGCTGCGGAACTGACCGAAGGCGAGCCGGATCAGGTCGAACCCGACGGGTTGCCCAACGTGATGAACACCCCGACGAGCACCCTCCAGTTCAATATCTGGTACCACCTCGCTCTCGGGCACTACGTCCAGGGCCACCTTGAACAGGCGCTTGCGGCGCAAAAGGCCTGCCTTGAGGTCTCTGAGCATCCCGACTCCGTGGTGGCCACTTCGTACTGGCTCTACATGACGCTGGTGCAACTCGGTCGCGACGAGGAGGCAGCCGAAGTACTCGCTGGTATTAACGAAGACATGGAGATCATCGAGTCCATCGCGTATCTCGACCTTCTCCTGCTGTTCAAGGGCGAACGCACCTTGGAAGATCTCGTCGGCCCTTCGGGAGATGCCGCCACGCTTCAGAGTACGACGACCTCATACGGCTTGGGTGTCTGGCACCTGGTGAACGGTCGAGCCGCGGAAGCACATGCAATGTGGGAGAAAATGATGACATCGCCGAACCAGTGGTCCGCGTTTGGTTTTGTCGCGGCCGAGGGCGAGCTAAGTCGATCCGCCGTTCGGTGA
- a CDS encoding toxin-antitoxin system YwqK family antitoxin, producing MKKTLLFVLGLIASGCADPIPRNLDDLPMQGPQYLDSETLEPYSGSAHRMSVYDSTVIALRVNLRDGRFHGDFEDFEPENAARGLGLYQKGTYRDGQREGPYEYLYPSGVIRGRGTYENGLEEGPYESWFESGEPRSRITHLAGAVDGPAEGYYENGQLEEKTTYAAGEVDGLLETYHENGQLRGKSTYVAGKPDGLYESYYENGQVQAKGPLNMGAQCGEWIEYAETVTYDPCPPGN from the coding sequence ATGAAGAAAACCCTGTTGTTCGTGCTCGGCCTGATAGCGTCTGGGTGTGCTGACCCCATTCCAAGGAATCTGGATGACCTGCCTATGCAGGGACCACAGTACCTGGACTCGGAGACGCTAGAGCCGTACAGCGGTTCAGCCCACCGGATGTCTGTGTACGACTCAACGGTGATCGCGCTGAGGGTCAATCTCAGAGATGGAAGATTCCACGGTGACTTTGAGGACTTCGAGCCTGAAAATGCCGCACGCGGTCTGGGGCTATACCAAAAAGGCACCTACCGGGACGGCCAACGAGAAGGTCCTTATGAGTACCTCTATCCAAGTGGCGTCATCAGGGGCCGTGGCACATACGAGAACGGTCTAGAAGAGGGGCCTTACGAGTCATGGTTCGAGAGTGGTGAGCCAAGAAGTAGGATCACCCACCTGGCTGGTGCGGTAGACGGACCGGCTGAGGGCTACTACGAGAACGGTCAGTTGGAGGAGAAGACCACCTACGCGGCTGGTGAGGTAGACGGACTACTAGAGACCTACCACGAGAACGGTCAGTTGCGGGGGAAGTCCACCTACGTGGCTGGTAAGCCAGACGGACTGTATGAGTCCTACTACGAGAACGGTCAGGTGCAGGCGAAGGGCCCCCTTAACATGGGTGCGCAGTGTGGTGAGTGGATTGAGTACGCTGAGACGGTCACCTACGACCCCTGTCCTCCCGGCAACTAG
- a CDS encoding pyridoxal-phosphate dependent enzyme has translation MVTLDFDHARRAVARHGRVTPLLPAPGLTEQLGREVYLKAECLQNTGSFKVRGASARLEALSENERLEGVVACSSGNHGRAVAFVADRMGIPATIFVPEWVDPVKLAGIQAAGAEARTIGSTFDESESAAVAEAAETGRTYVSAYDDPWVIAGQGTIAFEVESALGERPSAIIAALSGGGLLAGIAGAFSEERAAVDGNSKGHSRNEAGRQSPVRTVGCSAANAAVMLASVQQGQPVELPEQDTLANALAGGIGLQNRFSFDLVRDLVDDYPVVDEAAIADAMRYTVERLHLVVEGGGAVGLAAVLSGAWLPPSDLGPGPIVIVLSGGNVATDTLLEILRRGDR, from the coding sequence ATGGTGACTCTCGACTTCGACCACGCCCGCAGGGCAGTGGCCAGGCACGGCCGTGTGACACCGTTGTTGCCCGCGCCCGGACTCACTGAACAGTTGGGGCGTGAGGTCTACCTGAAGGCCGAGTGCCTTCAGAATACGGGGTCATTCAAGGTCCGTGGGGCCTCGGCGCGCCTCGAAGCACTCTCCGAGAACGAGAGACTGGAGGGCGTAGTCGCGTGCTCCAGCGGGAATCACGGTCGGGCCGTGGCATTCGTCGCCGATCGGATGGGGATTCCTGCCACGATCTTCGTGCCCGAGTGGGTCGACCCGGTGAAGCTCGCGGGTATTCAGGCAGCCGGAGCCGAGGCCCGGACCATAGGGAGCACCTTCGATGAGTCCGAGTCCGCTGCTGTGGCGGAAGCGGCGGAGACGGGCCGCACGTATGTCTCGGCGTACGATGATCCCTGGGTGATCGCTGGCCAGGGGACAATCGCGTTCGAAGTCGAAAGTGCGCTTGGCGAAAGGCCTTCTGCGATCATCGCGGCGCTTTCTGGCGGCGGGCTTCTTGCTGGAATCGCTGGCGCCTTCAGTGAGGAACGAGCGGCGGTGGATGGAAACTCGAAAGGCCACAGCAGGAACGAGGCAGGACGGCAGTCACCGGTTCGCACCGTCGGTTGTTCTGCCGCCAATGCCGCTGTCATGTTGGCTAGTGTGCAGCAGGGTCAGCCGGTAGAGCTGCCGGAGCAGGACACGTTGGCGAACGCACTGGCAGGGGGCATCGGGTTGCAGAATCGATTCTCTTTCGACCTCGTTCGTGACTTGGTCGATGACTATCCCGTGGTCGACGAAGCTGCGATCGCTGATGCCATGCGGTACACAGTAGAACGACTGCATTTGGTCGTCGAAGGCGGTGGTGCTGTTGGGCTCGCGGCTGTCCTCAGCGGAGCCTGGTTACCTCCGAGCGACCTCGGTCCCGGCCCCATCGTGATCGTCCTGAGCGGAGGGAATGTCGCAACTGACACACTTCTCGAGATCCTTCGCAGGGGTGATCGCTAG
- a CDS encoding tetratricopeptide repeat protein, with amino-acid sequence MVNGPFKRLVREIHRKSLWQVLGIYAVASWAVLSGVGTLGDALNLPDWFPSLALALLIVGLPVVLAAAFIQDGGQDRVDGDLDLLPDPTDAAKGSVSGLFTRRNALGFVGAFVLLGFVGIGWVLFGGGISGTTDDEPTIERSVAVLPFVNMSGDSNNEYFSDGITEELLNALAQLPDLRVPGRTSSFAFKDGGLTIRQIADTLDVAHILEGSVRRQGNTVLITAQLIDAQTDAHLWSDTFERELTDIFAIQREIASAIADQLQVSLSGAEQARLVGEGTASTEAYEAYLRGRYFWNQRTEKSIRTAISEFQRAVDLDSNYAEAYSGLADSYLILDNYVFRTMPDYGTNSELGLAAAQRATSLRPDLGMAHASLGFGLWMVGDWENAIRELERAIELNPGYAIGHMWRAWVLSSTGRAGEAVGSAQRALELDPVSRVISLVLGEVFLFATQMEEAIEQLQKTVDLAPEWATPWYDLGHALLIEGRYEEGLEAWLNYARLANLDVAIQTAAYQAMVRYRETGNPNTFPDHDENPRGQIIMYAESGQPDRAIELFEVLIRSGAYGWAGSTHSLPFGDLLSDDSRYQALLEEAGITW; translated from the coding sequence ATGGTCAACGGTCCATTCAAGCGCCTCGTACGTGAAATCCATCGCAAAAGTCTCTGGCAAGTACTGGGGATCTATGCGGTTGCGTCTTGGGCCGTACTCAGCGGTGTCGGTACGCTGGGAGACGCGCTCAACCTGCCGGACTGGTTTCCTTCCCTCGCGCTCGCACTCCTCATCGTCGGGTTGCCCGTCGTTCTCGCCGCGGCGTTCATCCAGGATGGCGGACAGGACCGAGTCGATGGGGACTTGGACCTGCTTCCTGATCCCACGGACGCTGCCAAGGGTAGCGTCTCTGGCCTTTTCACCCGGCGGAACGCTCTAGGATTCGTCGGTGCCTTTGTGTTGCTAGGGTTCGTCGGGATCGGATGGGTTTTGTTCGGCGGCGGCATCAGCGGCACAACGGATGACGAACCGACAATCGAACGGTCGGTCGCGGTCCTCCCCTTTGTGAACATGAGCGGCGACTCCAACAACGAATACTTCTCGGACGGGATTACCGAGGAGCTGCTCAACGCGCTCGCGCAGTTACCAGACCTTCGCGTTCCGGGGCGCACATCCTCATTCGCATTCAAGGACGGGGGGCTCACGATCCGGCAAATCGCCGACACCCTCGACGTTGCGCACATTCTAGAGGGAAGCGTTCGTCGCCAAGGAAACACGGTGCTGATCACCGCACAGCTCATCGATGCACAGACCGACGCCCATCTATGGTCGGACACGTTCGAGAGGGAGCTCACCGACATCTTCGCCATCCAGCGCGAGATTGCCTCGGCCATCGCCGATCAACTTCAGGTAAGTCTCTCGGGAGCCGAGCAGGCGCGACTCGTGGGTGAGGGGACCGCGAGCACCGAGGCCTACGAGGCTTATTTACGAGGGCGTTACTTCTGGAACCAACGCACCGAAAAGAGTATCCGAACCGCGATCAGCGAGTTTCAGCGCGCTGTAGATCTGGACTCAAACTACGCCGAGGCATACTCCGGACTCGCGGACTCCTACCTGATTCTAGACAATTACGTATTCCGGACGATGCCGGACTATGGGACGAACTCAGAGCTGGGACTCGCCGCAGCGCAAAGAGCCACCTCTCTCCGTCCCGACCTCGGCATGGCTCACGCCTCACTTGGGTTTGGCCTTTGGATGGTCGGCGACTGGGAGAACGCGATTCGGGAGCTTGAAAGGGCGATCGAGTTGAATCCAGGTTATGCTATCGGCCACATGTGGCGGGCATGGGTGCTGTCCTCCACCGGAAGGGCCGGCGAGGCGGTGGGCTCCGCACAGCGTGCGCTTGAACTCGATCCGGTCTCTCGGGTGATCTCTCTCGTCTTGGGCGAGGTATTCTTGTTTGCGACCCAAATGGAAGAAGCGATCGAACAGCTCCAGAAGACCGTAGACCTCGCACCGGAGTGGGCAACCCCCTGGTACGACCTAGGGCATGCACTGTTGATCGAGGGTCGATACGAGGAGGGCCTGGAGGCATGGCTCAACTATGCGCGGCTTGCCAACTTGGACGTCGCCATTCAGACGGCGGCGTATCAAGCGATGGTTCGCTATCGTGAGACCGGGAACCCGAATACGTTTCCGGACCACGACGAGAATCCGAGGGGGCAGATCATTATGTACGCCGAGAGCGGCCAGCCCGACCGAGCTATCGAGCTGTTCGAAGTCCTTATCCGGTCGGGGGCATACGGATGGGCGGGCAGCACCCATTCATTGCCCTTCGGAGACCTTCTCAGCGACGACTCCCGATACCAAGCGTTGCTCGAAGAAGCTGGGATTACTTGGTGA